In one Mucilaginibacter ginsenosidivorax genomic region, the following are encoded:
- a CDS encoding sterol desaturase family protein: protein MKHQIGPYRIYILLFLAILVTAEIIWSWKKDKNAYDVKETFANLYVFVGFQFSKYLFAGYQLAILGFFAKLAPFTLARNGWVFLLTFITADFIYYWFHRISHHWKPLWAFHLIHHSAMHMNLTAAYRLNWFSAIVSPLFFIPAALLGMPTDFIVISYVLNLAYQFFLHTEIIGNLGVIEHVMDTPSSHRVHHGSNPIYIDKNFGGVFIIWDKLFGTYQAETEKVNYGLTTGFVSNNPFVLVARGFIDLFKNKKSPETNEETGTIALKQTCRQAIS, encoded by the coding sequence ATGAAACATCAAATTGGCCCATACCGCATATACATATTATTATTCCTGGCGATACTTGTAACCGCCGAGATTATCTGGAGCTGGAAGAAAGATAAAAACGCTTATGACGTTAAAGAAACCTTTGCAAACCTTTATGTTTTTGTTGGCTTCCAGTTTTCTAAATATCTTTTTGCCGGCTACCAGTTAGCCATACTTGGCTTTTTTGCCAAACTGGCGCCGTTTACATTAGCCAGGAACGGCTGGGTTTTCCTGCTCACTTTTATTACGGCCGATTTTATTTATTACTGGTTTCACCGCATCTCTCACCATTGGAAACCGCTTTGGGCTTTCCATCTCATCCATCACTCGGCCATGCACATGAACCTTACGGCGGCTTACCGCCTTAACTGGTTTTCGGCAATTGTTAGTCCGCTGTTTTTTATACCGGCGGCACTGCTGGGAATGCCAACAGATTTTATTGTGATATCCTATGTGCTTAACCTGGCTTATCAATTCTTTTTACATACCGAAATTATTGGCAACCTGGGCGTAATAGAACATGTAATGGATACGCCATCGTCGCACCGGGTGCACCATGGCAGCAATCCTATTTATATTGATAAAAATTTTGGCGGCGTGTTCATTATCTGGGATAAGTTGTTTGGCACTTACCAGGCCGAAACCGAAAAGGTAAACTATGGCCTAACCACGGGCTTTGTAAGCAACAACCCGTTTGTATTGGTAGCCCGCGGGTTTATTGACTTGTTTAAAAACAAAAAATCTCCCGAAACAAACGAAGAGACCGGCACCATCGCTTTAAAGCAAACCTGCCGGCAGGCAATTTCCTGA
- a CDS encoding LytR/AlgR family response regulator transcription factor, which yields MNKLRVVIVEDEPVTARNLAHVLQNVDQNIDVTASLPDVKDAVEWFNDNPGAYDLVFMDIRLADGVSFDIFKQADVLKPVIFVTAYNDYAIQAFKNNGIDYILKPFDEAEIELALSKFKRLVVQRPKGDANQPFEQLLQHVKILAKPYKKSFLVHFRDKLIPVETVKIAWFYTAHEIVYAQTTDGQQYNIEFTMEQLEQQLEPDLFFRANRQFIINRKALTEVDFYFNGRLSLKMKPEPPEKILISKARVPEFKKWVDS from the coding sequence ATGAATAAACTACGTGTTGTTATAGTTGAAGACGAACCCGTTACCGCCCGTAACCTTGCACATGTGCTGCAAAACGTTGATCAAAACATCGATGTTACAGCATCCCTGCCTGATGTAAAAGACGCTGTGGAATGGTTTAATGATAATCCGGGCGCTTACGATCTTGTATTTATGGATATTCGCCTTGCTGATGGTGTATCCTTTGATATTTTTAAGCAGGCCGATGTACTGAAACCGGTTATATTTGTAACGGCTTATAACGATTATGCCATTCAGGCTTTTAAAAACAATGGCATTGATTATATTCTTAAACCCTTTGATGAGGCCGAAATAGAACTGGCGCTAAGCAAGTTTAAACGGCTGGTAGTACAAAGGCCCAAAGGCGATGCAAACCAGCCATTTGAACAACTGCTGCAACACGTAAAAATATTGGCAAAACCGTATAAGAAATCATTCCTGGTTCATTTCCGGGATAAGCTGATCCCCGTTGAAACGGTTAAGATAGCCTGGTTTTATACGGCCCATGAAATAGTATACGCCCAAACCACCGACGGGCAACAATACAACATTGAGTTTACTATGGAACAGTTGGAGCAACAGTTGGAGCCCGACCTGTTCTTTCGCGCCAACCGGCAGTTCATCATCAACCGCAAAGCCTTAACCGAGGTTGATTTTTATTTTAACGGACGCCTATCGCTGAAAATGAAGCCCGAACCGCCGGAGAAGATCCTCATTAGCAAAGCAAGAGTGCCTGAGTTTAAAAAATGGGTAGATAGTTAA
- a CDS encoding sensor histidine kinase encodes MEKTGKQLWFYCSLLIAVMLNSGRLLALRENGIVAHYWRFNAAEFGYQLLAQLGFCYLLFSLNLGRGRLARYRDNNKYLSYLSLNFLIAFFGMVLIGGVQKRVFSFNPNQIRGAFWLGYLTRYALAALLIGIIIKIVLLLRQNKQQAIENEQLKNAYTTAELELLKEQLNPHFLFNSLSSLSGVVRENPGLAQLYIKHLSSVFRYTLIKPVSSLVTVNEELTMVKSFAQLLKMRFENAFELTIDVGDAFMQYKLPHLSLQPLLENAAKHNAATLKTPLKVTIKMCGDELSVSNNLNQVDADGTGTGLANLNQRYKILMQREIDIEKTTSYFTVKLPLKHE; translated from the coding sequence ATGGAGAAAACCGGGAAACAGTTATGGTTTTACTGTTCGCTGCTGATAGCAGTAATGCTCAATAGCGGCAGGTTGCTTGCCCTGCGCGAAAATGGCATTGTGGCACATTACTGGCGCTTTAACGCTGCCGAATTTGGCTACCAATTATTGGCGCAGCTGGGTTTCTGCTACCTCCTGTTTTCGCTCAATTTAGGTCGTGGTCGCTTGGCCAGGTATCGGGATAACAACAAATACCTGAGCTATTTATCGCTCAATTTTCTAATAGCATTTTTTGGCATGGTGCTGATAGGCGGCGTACAAAAGCGGGTATTTAGCTTCAACCCCAACCAAATCAGGGGGGCTTTTTGGCTAGGATATTTAACCCGGTATGCTTTAGCTGCTTTATTAATTGGTATTATTATAAAAATAGTGCTGCTGCTGCGCCAAAACAAACAACAGGCCATTGAAAACGAACAACTTAAAAATGCCTACACAACAGCCGAACTTGAATTATTAAAAGAGCAGCTTAACCCTCACTTTTTATTTAACTCGCTGAGCAGTTTATCGGGCGTGGTGCGCGAAAACCCGGGCCTGGCGCAGCTATATATCAAACACCTGTCGTCGGTTTTCAGGTATACATTAATTAAGCCTGTAAGCAGCCTGGTTACCGTGAATGAAGAATTGACCATGGTAAAATCATTTGCCCAGTTATTAAAAATGAGATTTGAAAATGCCTTTGAGCTAACAATTGACGTGGGCGATGCCTTCATGCAATATAAACTGCCACATTTATCGTTACAGCCTTTGTTGGAGAATGCGGCTAAGCACAACGCGGCAACCCTGAAAACGCCATTGAAGGTAACCATTAAAATGTGTGGCGATGAATTATCGGTAAGCAACAACCTTAACCAAGTAGATGCAGATGGTACCGGCACCGGCCTGGCCAACCTGAACCAGCGCTACAAAATATTGATGCAACGGGAAATAGACATTGAAAAAACTACCAGCTATTTTACAGTTAAGCTCCCTTTGAAACATGAATAA